The genomic window CTCCGTAGGTTGCCAGATTGTGGCAAGTATTACAACTTATAAGACCGCTTTTTGAAAGCCTTGGCTCATAATAGAGCGTTCTGCCAAGCTCCACTTTTTCCTTGGTTATAGAGTTTTGTGGGTTTTCAACCACTGTAGGGAGAGGTTGGAAAAACTGTCTTGCCTGCTCAAGAAGCTGTGCATCTTCATCCTTCGGCTGAGGAGCTTGAGCCTTTCCTTTGCTTTGGGCATAAACTCCAGCACCCACCACAAACGCCCCGACCACTGCACTCAAGAGTAGTCTTTTCATATCTTCACCTCCTTATAAGTTTTACTTATGATATTCAACATGATATAAATTATACTTAGTCTGCAAATTTTTTGCAAGAGATTTTTATGGGCAAAAAGTTAGTTAACTCAGAAGATTAAATTTTTTGCTCTCACCATCTCCTCAAGGCTCAACTGCCCCGGGGCTACCGCTGAGCCTATAAAGGCATAGCTTATCACAGACCCAAAGACAAAGCCTGCAACCCTTGAAACCTTTCCATATTCACCCATGGCAATTAGGATTTTTTCTCCTTCTTCTTCTTTACCAAGACACAAAAGCCTTGCGGTATCTTGGTAGGAGTTTGCCTTTACAGAAATCTTTACGATATCCGCATCCCATCTTCTTGCTTCTCTGAATACTTCCCTCAGTATCCAGTTGGCAGGCGTAAGCTCAAAGTTATGGTAGGAGATTATGAGTTTTTTCCCGGCGGTCTTTACTATGTCCCTGACCTGAGAGATGATATCTTGAGAGGAAAGCTCTATGTCTGTGTAATCGC from Hydrogenobacter sp. T-8 includes these protein-coding regions:
- the aroD gene encoding type I 3-dehydroquinate dehydratase translates to MLIAVPLSDKSFEENLSFCKEKGADIIELRVDLFENKDPQFVLECVEKVQKEGLKTILTVRSQREGGSRVENRLEIFRKVAPYSDYTDIELSSQDIISQVRDIVKTAGKKLIISYHNFELTPANWILREVFREARRWDADIVKISVKANSYQDTARLLCLGKEEEGEKILIAMGEYGKVSRVAGFVFGSVISYAFIGSAVAPGQLSLEEMVRAKNLIF